A genomic window from Lycium barbarum isolate Lr01 chromosome 4, ASM1917538v2, whole genome shotgun sequence includes:
- the LOC132637681 gene encoding uncharacterized protein LOC132637681: protein MLQARDEMEHGIWWEPKNESSSIWFDNWSKIGALHDLIPNHYQNEGLGDELEELMSENQWNYAKLQEVLPVDIVNHVRMELAHFMRTNEIDKTWWMFTSSGKFTVKSAWEELRNRKQISTVCDKLWIKGLPYKISFFLWRVWYWNLPIDEVLMRMRISIVSRCWCSQNQQETMDHIFITGPFATIIWHYFSIGAGVLGPFLQVKQTILCWWNFQTTARLKPLYQAIPALVLWQIWKSRNTRRHGGAVSQNKVIHEVNRNIYMLAKKRYPWLQNMPKWWPRIVELLENYRLPLIYKQVKWTFPDRGCFKCNTNGASKGNPGPSSAAFCIRDSSAEFIYAMARILTETTNLVAEAVAI, encoded by the coding sequence ATGCTGCAAGCTAGAGATGAAATGGAACATGGTATTTGGTGGGAACCCAAGAATGAATCTTCTTCaatttggtttgataattggtcTAAGATAGGTGCTTTGCATGATCTGATACCTAATCATTATCAGAATGAAGGTTTAGGAGATGAGCTTGAAGAGTTGATGAGTGAAAATCAATGGAACTATGCAAAGCTACAAGAGGTGTTACCAGTAGATATTGTTAATCATGTTAGAATGGAACTGGCACATTTTATGAGAACAAATGAGATAGATAAGACATGGTGGATGTTCACAAGTTCTGGTAAGTTTACAGTTAAAAGTGCATGGGAGGAGTTGAGAAATAGAAAGCAGATATCAACTGTTTGTGACAAATTATGGATTAAAGGCTTGCCATACAAAATCTCATTTTTCCTATGGAGAGTTTGGTATTGGAATTTACCTATAGATGAAGTGTTGATGAGAATGAGAATCAGCATAGTCTCAAGGTGTTGGTGTTCTCAGAATCAGCAGGAAACCATGGATCATATTTTCATTACAGGTCCTTTTGCAACTATAATATGGCATTATTTCTCAATTGGAGCAGGTGTCTTGGGCCCTTTCCTACAGGTTAAGCAGACAATCTTGTGTTGGTGGAACTTTCAAACTACTGCAAGATTGAAGCCTCTATATCAAGCAATTCCTGCATTGGTTTTATGGCAAATTTGGAAGAGCAGGAACACTAGAAGGCATGGAGGGGCTGTTTCTCAGAACAAGGTCATACATGAGGTCAACAGGAACATATATATGCTAGCAAAGAAGAGATATCCTTGGCTGCAGAACATGCCTAAATGGTGGCCTAGGATAGTTGAATTACTAGAGAACTACAGGCTGCCATTAATATATAAACAGGTTAAGTGGACATTTCCAGATAGAGGATGCTTCAAATGCAACACTAATGGTGCTTCTAAAGGGAATCCAGGACCAAGTTCAGCAGCCTTTTGTATTAGAGATAGTTCAGCAGAGTTTATATATGCTATGGCAAGGATATTAACTGAGACAACTAATCTAGTTGCTGAAGCTGTGGCCATTTAG